A region from the Leucoraja erinacea ecotype New England chromosome 18, Leri_hhj_1, whole genome shotgun sequence genome encodes:
- the slc1a2b gene encoding excitatory amino acid transporter 2b isoform X1: MSKLVEVRMEECNLTTEKPPIKVPVWKRLGRNLRKNLLLSLTVFGVIFGAFAGGLLRYVGRIHPDIVMIIAFPGDILMRMLKMLILPLIVSSLITGLSGLDAKASGRLGTRAMVYYMTTTIIAAVLGVILVLAIHPGDPALKIQLGEGKKNDEVSSLDAFLDLIRNLFPENLVQACFQQIQTVTSKVENPEDQSITNVSAIMMEVVNETLGEPDGPSYTITKGLQYKDGMNVLGVIGFFIAFGIAMGKMGERAQLMVEFFNILNEIIMKLVIMIMWYSPLGIACLICGKIVAIKDLEVVARQLGMYMVTVITGLIIHGGIILPLMYFSITRKNPFSFLAGIFQAWITALGTASSAGTLPVTFRCLEENLGIDKRVTRFVLPVGATINMDGTALYEAVAAIFIAQMNNIHLDAGQIVTVSLTATLASIGAASIPSAGLVTMLLILTAVGLPTQDISLLVAVDWLLDRMRTSVNVVGDSFGAGIVYHLSREELANIDAQHALLEDGRMAKTSFMHEGIKTHYENTASQANYSDNSAQPGEAKVTKATNGTAADYTIVEEEPWNRES, encoded by the exons GTGTGATATTCGGTGCGTTCGCTGGAGGACTGCTGAGATATGTCGGCCGCATACACCCCGACATTGTCATGATCATCGCCTTCCCGGGAGACATCCTCATGCGGATGCTGAAGATGCTCATTCTCCCTTTAATCGTCTCCAGTTTAATCACAG GTCTGTCTGGTCTCGATGCGAAGGCCAGTGGGCGGCTGGGCACCAGAGCCATGGTCTATTACATGACCACCACCATCATTGCCGCTGTACTCGGTGTGATCCTCGTCCTGGCTATTCACCCCGGAGATCCTGCACTGAAGATTCAGCttggggaagggaagaagaaCGACGAGGTCTCCAGCTTGGATGCCTTCCTGGATCTCATCCGGAACCTCTTTCCCGAAAACCTGGTCCAAGCCTGTTTTCAACAG ATACAAACAGTCACCAGTAAAGTGGAGAATCCTGAGGATCAGAGCATTACCAACGTCTCGGCGATCATGATGGAAGTTGTGAATGAGACCCTTGGAGAACCGGATGGACCTAGCTACACGATCACAAAGGGCTTACAGTACAAGGATGGGATGAATGTGTTGG GTGTGATTGGCTTCTTCATTGCTTTTGGCATTGCCATGGGCAAAATGGGGGAGAGGGCGCAGCTAATGGTGGAGTTCTTCAACATCCTCAACGAGATCATCATGAAGCTGGTGATAATGATCATGTG GTATTCGCCCCTGGGTATCGCCTGTCTGATTTGTGGAAAGATTGTGGCCATAAAAGACTTGGAGGTGGTGGCCAGGCAACTGGGCATGTACATGGTGACGGTAATCACTGGCCTTATCATCCACGGAGGCATCATTTTACCGCTGATGTACTTTTCAATAACCAGGAAAAATCCTTTCTCCTTCTTAGCAGGCATCTTCCAGGCCTGGATCACTGCTCTTGGGACGGCATCCAG TGCTGGGACCCTGCCCGTCACCTTCCGCTGTCTGGAGGAGAACCTGGGTATTGACAAGCGGGTGACCCGATTTGTTCTCCCAGTCGGGGCCACCATCAACATGGACGGGACTGCCCTCTACGAGGCTGTGGCTGCCATATTTATCGCCCAGATGAACAATATCCATTTGGATGCGGGGCAGATAGTGACTGTGAG TCTGACAGCAACCCTGGCCAGTATTGGAGCGGCCAGTATCCCCAGTGCTGGGCTGGTCACCATGCTGCTGATTCTCACCGCCGTCGGCCTCCCCACTCAAGACATCAGCCTCCTTGTGGCCGTCGACTGGCTGCT GGACAGGATGAGGACCTCGGTGAATGTTGTGGGCGACTCGTTCGGGGCCGGCATCGTCTACCACCTGTCGAGGGAGGAGCTGGCGAACATCGACGCCCAGCATGCCCTGCTCGAGGACGGGAGAATGGCCAAGACATCCTTCATGCACGAAGGCATCAAGACCCACTACGAAAACACCGCGAGCCAGGCCAATTACtcagacaactctgcccagccaGGAGAGGCCAAG GTAACCAAGGCCACCAATGGCACAGCTGCCGACTACACAATTGTTGAGGAGGAACCTTGGAACCGGGAGAGCTGA
- the slc1a2b gene encoding excitatory amino acid transporter 2b isoform X2 produces the protein MSKLVEVRMEECNLTTEKPPIKVPVWKRLGRNLRKNLLLSLTVFGVIFGAFAGGLLRYVGRIHPDIVMIIAFPGDILMRMLKMLILPLIVSSLITGLSGLDAKASGRLGTRAMVYYMTTTIIAAVLGVILVLAIHPGDPALKIQLGEGKKNDEVSSLDAFLDLIRNLFPENLVQACFQQIQTVTSKVENPEDQSITNVSAIMMEVVNETLGEPDGPSYTITKGLQYKDGMNVLGVIGFFIAFGIAMGKMGERAQLMVEFFNILNEIIMKLVIMIMWYSPLGIACLICGKIVAIKDLEVVARQLGMYMVTVITGLIIHGGIILPLMYFSITRKNPFSFLAGIFQAWITALGTASSAGTLPVTFRCLEENLGIDKRVTRFVLPVGATINMDGTALYEAVAAIFIAQMNNIHLDAGQIVTVSLTATLASIGAASIPSAGLVTMLLILTAVGLPTQDISLLVAVDWLLDRMRTSVNVVGDSFGAGIVYHLSREELANIDAQHALLEDGRMAKTSFMHEGIKTHYENTASQANYSDNSAQPGEAKVSIRPLGKEEGAQFEEASL, from the exons GTGTGATATTCGGTGCGTTCGCTGGAGGACTGCTGAGATATGTCGGCCGCATACACCCCGACATTGTCATGATCATCGCCTTCCCGGGAGACATCCTCATGCGGATGCTGAAGATGCTCATTCTCCCTTTAATCGTCTCCAGTTTAATCACAG GTCTGTCTGGTCTCGATGCGAAGGCCAGTGGGCGGCTGGGCACCAGAGCCATGGTCTATTACATGACCACCACCATCATTGCCGCTGTACTCGGTGTGATCCTCGTCCTGGCTATTCACCCCGGAGATCCTGCACTGAAGATTCAGCttggggaagggaagaagaaCGACGAGGTCTCCAGCTTGGATGCCTTCCTGGATCTCATCCGGAACCTCTTTCCCGAAAACCTGGTCCAAGCCTGTTTTCAACAG ATACAAACAGTCACCAGTAAAGTGGAGAATCCTGAGGATCAGAGCATTACCAACGTCTCGGCGATCATGATGGAAGTTGTGAATGAGACCCTTGGAGAACCGGATGGACCTAGCTACACGATCACAAAGGGCTTACAGTACAAGGATGGGATGAATGTGTTGG GTGTGATTGGCTTCTTCATTGCTTTTGGCATTGCCATGGGCAAAATGGGGGAGAGGGCGCAGCTAATGGTGGAGTTCTTCAACATCCTCAACGAGATCATCATGAAGCTGGTGATAATGATCATGTG GTATTCGCCCCTGGGTATCGCCTGTCTGATTTGTGGAAAGATTGTGGCCATAAAAGACTTGGAGGTGGTGGCCAGGCAACTGGGCATGTACATGGTGACGGTAATCACTGGCCTTATCATCCACGGAGGCATCATTTTACCGCTGATGTACTTTTCAATAACCAGGAAAAATCCTTTCTCCTTCTTAGCAGGCATCTTCCAGGCCTGGATCACTGCTCTTGGGACGGCATCCAG TGCTGGGACCCTGCCCGTCACCTTCCGCTGTCTGGAGGAGAACCTGGGTATTGACAAGCGGGTGACCCGATTTGTTCTCCCAGTCGGGGCCACCATCAACATGGACGGGACTGCCCTCTACGAGGCTGTGGCTGCCATATTTATCGCCCAGATGAACAATATCCATTTGGATGCGGGGCAGATAGTGACTGTGAG TCTGACAGCAACCCTGGCCAGTATTGGAGCGGCCAGTATCCCCAGTGCTGGGCTGGTCACCATGCTGCTGATTCTCACCGCCGTCGGCCTCCCCACTCAAGACATCAGCCTCCTTGTGGCCGTCGACTGGCTGCT GGACAGGATGAGGACCTCGGTGAATGTTGTGGGCGACTCGTTCGGGGCCGGCATCGTCTACCACCTGTCGAGGGAGGAGCTGGCGAACATCGACGCCCAGCATGCCCTGCTCGAGGACGGGAGAATGGCCAAGACATCCTTCATGCACGAAGGCATCAAGACCCACTACGAAAACACCGCGAGCCAGGCCAATTACtcagacaactctgcccagccaGGAGAGGCCAAG GTCTCCATACGGCCACTCGGGAAAGAGGAAGGAGCCCAGTTCGAAGAAGCAAGTTTGTAA